The window AACTACTGGCAGCGCCGGATCCGATGATCATCAACGTCACGTCCCGCTTGGGCTCTGTGGCGGCGCAGGCACGCGGTGACTACTCGGATCTTTCCACAAGCTATGCCTACAAAATATCCAAGGCCGCACAGAACATGCTGACTATCTCCCTCGCTCAAGACCTCGTTGGGCGAGTTCGATGCTTGGCGGTTCACCCGGGCAAACTGGCCACCGGGATGGGGCAGGCAGACGCTTCCAAGGATCCGAGGGTGGCGGCCCGGGAGCTGAGGGAACTGGTTGATTCCCCGGACCGTACCTCCCCACGCTTCGTTTCACTGGGAGCGGCCGACCTCTCCTGGTAACGGCGCAACCGTAGGCTGCCCGCGGCCACGTGGCATCACCACCTCTTTTGAGCTGCGAAGGGCCTTTTTGCAACCGAAATTGGCTGAATTTGGGCCCCTCACAGGTCAAAGAGGGTCGGGAAGCTACACCAGTCAGCTGAACTCCACGCCCATCACAGTCCGCACCATCGATCCGCCAAGATCATCCTCAAGGTGTCGCATGCCCAGCCGCTCAGCAACCCGGCGCGAGGCCACATTGTCCGGGTGGACGATGGCCACAAGCAAGGCAGCACCAACAACATCCCGCGCGTATTCCAGACACGCTAGAGCTGCTTCGCTGCCATACCCTCGCCCTTGGAGCTCCAAACGCACGTGGTACCCCACCTCGATTTCGGACCGCCCATTGACGTGCTGCCAGGTCAGCCCGCAGTCGCCGACGAACCCGCCTTCGTGCGTTTCTACAATCCACAGCCCGTAGCCGTGGCGGGCGTAGTTCGCCTGATTCCACGCGATCCAGGCCGCTGCCTCATCACGGGATTTGGGCGCCGGGTAGTACGTCATGACTTCGGGATCACCCAGCAGGGAGCTCATCAGATCGAGGTCAGCCACCGTCATCTCGCGGAAGCGCAACCGGGCCGTCGGATGGGGGAGCATTCCCGAAGCCTACCTGCCTCAGAGCTGTGACTTCCTCACTATTCGCGCCGCACCTCCACCGGCGTCAGCATCTCGCGTTCGAGCCCCACCACGCGTCGCGGTCCATCCAGAATGACCTCATGCGTAGCAGCATCGGACGTGCTGGACGTGGAAACGTGCAGTTTCACCAGCCCTGGCGTCACCACGCGCTGGAGGTCCAGCCCCGTGAAGGACGTGCGATCCGCGTGAACCACAAAATCGACGACGGCGGACGCGCCGGCTTCCAGTTCGACGCGGGCGTAGCCAATCAACTCGCGGACCGGACGCACGACTTCGCCTACCGGATCCTCCAAGTACAACTGAACAACCTCGGCGCCATCCCGCAACCCGGTATTCGTGACCGTGCAACTCACAACCACCGAGTCCGACGTCGACATGGTGGGCGCGCTGCAGCGGTGACCGGAAATCTCAAAGCTCGTATAGGACAGACCGTGCCCGAAGCCGAACAGCGGTGAGGGGTCCAGCGCGCTGACCCCGGTGGGTCCTGCGAGCTTGGAATGAAGGTACGTGCCGGGCTGTCCGCCGGGGGAGCGTGGCACGGATACGGGCAGCTTCCCGGAAGGATTGACGACGCCGGTCAGAGCGTCCCACAGTGCCTCGCCGCCCTCTTCTCCCGGGAAGAAACCCTGGACGATCGCGTCGGCACGGTCAACAAAGTCACCTAGTGCGTACGGCCGGCCGCTGAGGACCACCACCACGGCGCGTGTCCCGGACTCGGCACAGGCAGCGAGCACCCGGTCCAGCATCCGGTGCTGGTCGCCGGGGAGGCGGAGGTCGGCGGCGTCGTTCCCTTCGCCCGAAGTGCCGCGGCCAAACAGTCCGGCGTTGTCACCTACCACCACCACGCACGTGTCCACCGAGGATGCCACGCGGCAGGCTTCGGCGATTTGCTCGTCCGTGGCCGCTTCGCAGTTGCCGGTGACAGAGGTGAGCACACGCCCAAAACGTCCAGAAGCAACACCTGCCACGGAGGGTACGGAAATGCCCATCTGCACCTCCGGATGCGACGCACCAACATGAGCGTCAAAGGAGTAACAGCCCAACATCGCGAAGGGGTCCTCGGCCAATGGCCCCACGACGCCCAAAGAACCCATGGAAGCGCCCAAGGCGAGGGGCAGTGCCGGAGCCCCCTGGAACTCCCTGTTACTCAGCAGCACCAGGGACTGTGCAGCCAACTGCCGCGCCAACGCCCGGTTCTCCGCAGGATCCAGCTCAAGCGCCTTCACGTCAGACAACGCCGACGGAGCAGCAGAGAAGTCGGGCGACAACAACCCAAGCTCGGCTTTCTGCCTGAGCACCCGGCGCAGGGCCTGGTCAACCACGGATTCGTCCAGCCCACCTTCGCGGATGCGCCGCAGCAGCGGCTCACCGAAACAGTTCACGGTAGGCAATTCCACATCAACGCCCGCGGTAAGCGCCAGCACGGCTGCGTCGCCGGAGTCTGCGGCTACTCCGTGGGTGATGTCCAGGAATGCGACGCCGAAGTAGTCGGCTACCACTGTGCCGGCGAAGCCCCAGTCCTCACGAAGCAGCCCGGTTAGAAGGGCGCGGTTCGCGGCAGCCGGTACGCCGTCGACGTCGGTATATGCGTGCATGACTGAACGCGGACCACCGTGGCGGATCGCCATTTCAAACGGCGGCAGCATAACGTCCGCGAGTTCGCGGGGGCCCATGGAGACGGGCGCGTGGTTGCGGCCGGCCTGGGATGCGGAGTAGCCCACGAAGTGTTTGAGGGTGGCGACGATGCCGGCGGATTCCAGGCCTTGAACGTAGGCAGTGGCCACCGTCCCTACCAAGTACGGGTCTTCGCCGATGGTTTCTTCCACGCGTCCCCAGCGGAGATCACGCACAACATCCAGCACGGGAGCCAATCCTTGGTGGATGCCCAAGGACCGCATGCTCGTGCCGATCCTCGAGGCCATCTCACGCACCAGTGCAGGGTTGAAGGTGGCGCCCCAGGCGAGCGGTACAGGGAAAGCCGTAGCTTTCCAGGCGGCCAGACCTGCCAGGCATTCCTCGTGAACCTGCGCAGGTATGCCGAAACGGGACGCGGCCATGATCTGCTCTTGAGCGGCGGCCAGACGGTGAGCGCCTTCCGCGGGTTCAACAGGAACGGTGCCGTACATGCGGGTGATCTGCCCCAGGCCGTTGGCGATGATGTCGTCCCAGGAACGGGTGTCACCAGCCATCTGGTTTTGCAGGGGTGCTACGGAATCGCCGTCAGTGGACGCGTTGACCCACACTCCCACCAGTTGCGCGAGCTTTTCCTCAAGGGTCATTTCACGGATGAGGTGCTCCACGACGTCCGATGCGGGTATGCGGGCAAGTGCTTGCTGATCGGCGGCGCCGGTGCTCACAGGCTTCTCCTTGATTCTGAAGATGATTTTTAGAAACTATCAGAAACATCTATTTACTTTCCATAGTCAAAATATCTTGACTTCGCTGCTGTCCGCTCCATAGCGTTGATCAATAACCAGTAGATAACGGCCTTTCAACACCCGAAAGCTACCCGCTGGTTATTAGAAACTTTCGGACTTCTTCCACCTAAGATCCTGACGGAGAGACACGCATGCAGACGTACAGAGTGGCCA is drawn from Arthrobacter sp. 31Y and contains these coding sequences:
- a CDS encoding GNAT family N-acetyltransferase, whose protein sequence is MLPHPTARLRFREMTVADLDLMSSLLGDPEVMTYYPAPKSRDEAAAWIAWNQANYARHGYGLWIVETHEGGFVGDCGLTWQHVNGRSEIEVGYHVRLELQGRGYGSEAALACLEYARDVVGAALLVAIVHPDNVASRRVAERLGMRHLEDDLGGSMVRTVMGVEFS
- a CDS encoding glycoside hydrolase family 3 N-terminal domain-containing protein; translation: MSTGAADQQALARIPASDVVEHLIREMTLEEKLAQLVGVWVNASTDGDSVAPLQNQMAGDTRSWDDIIANGLGQITRMYGTVPVEPAEGAHRLAAAQEQIMAASRFGIPAQVHEECLAGLAAWKATAFPVPLAWGATFNPALVREMASRIGTSMRSLGIHQGLAPVLDVVRDLRWGRVEETIGEDPYLVGTVATAYVQGLESAGIVATLKHFVGYSASQAGRNHAPVSMGPRELADVMLPPFEMAIRHGGPRSVMHAYTDVDGVPAAANRALLTGLLREDWGFAGTVVADYFGVAFLDITHGVAADSGDAAVLALTAGVDVELPTVNCFGEPLLRRIREGGLDESVVDQALRRVLRQKAELGLLSPDFSAAPSALSDVKALELDPAENRALARQLAAQSLVLLSNREFQGAPALPLALGASMGSLGVVGPLAEDPFAMLGCYSFDAHVGASHPEVQMGISVPSVAGVASGRFGRVLTSVTGNCEAATDEQIAEACRVASSVDTCVVVVGDNAGLFGRGTSGEGNDAADLRLPGDQHRMLDRVLAACAESGTRAVVVVLSGRPYALGDFVDRADAIVQGFFPGEEGGEALWDALTGVVNPSGKLPVSVPRSPGGQPGTYLHSKLAGPTGVSALDPSPLFGFGHGLSYTSFEISGHRCSAPTMSTSDSVVVSCTVTNTGLRDGAEVVQLYLEDPVGEVVRPVRELIGYARVELEAGASAVVDFVVHADRTSFTGLDLQRVVTPGLVKLHVSTSSTSDAATHEVILDGPRRVVGLEREMLTPVEVRRE